In the genome of Myxococcus stipitatus, one region contains:
- a CDS encoding transglycosylase SLT domain-containing protein, whose protein sequence is MSWMGTVAGWALGVSLGQSPTTLEAVRLHHTEATSLARREWVACVEQKCPDAGRLALLAGTLALSDGHAAEARDMLAAGPAPALLEPYRAFYLGQARFYSGDASGAALDFERVVEAPGAPPGLVTRARARLGESLLKAGQMKQAAVVLEAAVKAMPTPELYYQRALARGESGQGAGQQADLLTVALRFPTHPYADDAVKWLMEEGRPGKSWGFAERTQRAEGFLSGGAAKRALEELEALGGARLSKEQSAKVALLRAKGLFGLGRESEADKALALARKGPVAIAAEAELLVARRVLRADENDKARVLMAALDKKYATQPAGEEGAFFAGWIDLQAGRFAEAAKAFAAHGTRYARSRRREEGLWFRALAHLRLEEYAKARESLDSLVTIFPRSSLAPQARYWMARSRELGGAKAEEVAPEYERLITTAPASFYALLSSERLHELGQTAPSSFPRPPLAMELPRPPELALAVELTRAGLFRDAADEVESHVARLRSAEQALPFAHALLGLGEFGHAHTVAARHLWGRAFGSREPDALAAFYPRAFSSAVEQAAAAQKVDPFLVWAIMRRESAFKPEVMSAADARGLMQIIPKTATEIAQKLSEPAPAPADLFSPERNIRYGAWYLARLMERFAHPVLAAAAYNAGPSSVAKWAADRGSLPLDLFVESIPFRETRAYVKQVVADLFLYRAFYGPGGEQPRLSLVVPAPSKEGVAF, encoded by the coding sequence ATGAGCTGGATGGGGACGGTCGCCGGGTGGGCGCTAGGGGTGTCTCTGGGACAATCCCCGACAACCCTGGAGGCGGTTCGTCTTCATCACACCGAGGCGACCTCGCTGGCGCGGCGCGAGTGGGTCGCCTGTGTCGAGCAGAAGTGTCCCGACGCGGGCCGGCTGGCCTTGCTGGCGGGCACGCTGGCGTTGTCGGACGGCCACGCGGCCGAGGCGCGCGACATGCTGGCGGCGGGCCCCGCCCCTGCCCTGTTGGAGCCCTACCGTGCGTTCTACCTGGGCCAGGCGCGCTTCTATTCGGGGGACGCCTCGGGAGCCGCCCTCGACTTCGAGCGCGTCGTGGAGGCCCCTGGCGCGCCCCCGGGCCTCGTCACACGCGCACGGGCCCGGCTGGGGGAGTCGCTCCTGAAAGCGGGCCAGATGAAGCAGGCGGCGGTCGTGCTGGAGGCCGCGGTGAAGGCCATGCCCACGCCGGAGCTGTACTACCAGCGCGCACTGGCACGGGGAGAATCGGGCCAGGGCGCGGGCCAGCAGGCGGACCTGCTGACGGTGGCGCTGCGCTTTCCCACGCACCCCTACGCCGATGACGCGGTGAAGTGGCTCATGGAGGAAGGCCGGCCAGGGAAGAGCTGGGGCTTCGCGGAGCGGACCCAGCGCGCGGAGGGCTTCCTCTCGGGAGGCGCGGCGAAGCGGGCGCTGGAGGAGCTGGAGGCACTGGGCGGAGCCAGGCTCTCGAAGGAGCAGTCGGCGAAGGTGGCCCTGCTGCGGGCGAAGGGACTCTTCGGACTCGGCCGTGAGTCGGAGGCGGACAAGGCGCTCGCCCTCGCGAGGAAGGGGCCTGTCGCCATCGCCGCCGAGGCGGAGCTCCTCGTCGCGCGCCGCGTCCTCCGCGCCGATGAGAACGACAAGGCCCGCGTGCTGATGGCGGCGCTGGACAAGAAGTACGCCACGCAGCCCGCGGGAGAGGAAGGGGCCTTCTTCGCGGGGTGGATCGACCTGCAGGCGGGCCGTTTCGCCGAGGCCGCCAAGGCCTTCGCGGCTCACGGGACGCGCTATGCCCGCTCCCGGCGGCGTGAAGAGGGATTGTGGTTCCGCGCGCTCGCGCACCTGAGGCTGGAGGAGTACGCGAAGGCGAGAGAGTCCTTGGACTCGCTGGTGACGATCTTCCCTCGCAGCAGCCTCGCGCCCCAGGCGCGCTATTGGATGGCGCGCAGCCGCGAGCTCGGGGGTGCGAAGGCCGAGGAAGTCGCTCCCGAATATGAGCGACTCATCACCACGGCGCCCGCGTCGTTCTACGCCCTCCTGTCCTCGGAGCGACTGCACGAGCTGGGACAGACAGCACCGTCGAGCTTCCCTCGCCCTCCCCTCGCAATGGAGCTGCCTCGCCCTCCCGAGCTGGCGCTGGCGGTGGAGCTGACGCGCGCGGGACTGTTCCGCGACGCGGCGGACGAGGTGGAGTCGCACGTGGCGCGGTTGCGCTCGGCGGAGCAGGCCCTGCCCTTCGCCCATGCGCTGCTCGGGTTGGGTGAGTTCGGCCACGCGCACACCGTGGCGGCCAGACACCTGTGGGGCCGGGCCTTCGGCTCACGCGAGCCGGATGCACTCGCGGCCTTCTACCCGCGTGCCTTCTCGAGCGCGGTGGAGCAGGCGGCCGCGGCGCAGAAGGTGGACCCGTTCCTGGTGTGGGCCATCATGCGGCGTGAGAGCGCCTTCAAGCCGGAGGTGATGAGCGCGGCCGACGCACGGGGCTTGATGCAGATCATCCCGAAGACGGCCACGGAGATTGCCCAGAAGCTCTCGGAGCCCGCGCCCGCGCCCGCGGACCTCTTCTCGCCCGAGCGGAACATCCGCTACGGCGCCTGGTACCTGGCCCGGCTGATGGAGCGCTTCGCGCATCCGGTGCTCGCCGCCGCCGCATACAACGCGGGCCCCAGCTCCGTCGCGAAGTGGGCCGCGGACCGAGGCTCCCTCCCGCTGGACCTCTTCGTGGAGTCCATCCCGTTCCGGGAGACGCGGGCCTACGTGAAGCAGGTGGTGGCGGACCTGTTCCTCTACCGCGCCTTCTACGGCCCGGGGGGCGAGCAGCCCCGGCTCTCGCTGGTGGTGCCCGCCCCGTCGAAGGAAGGCGTCGCCTTCTAG
- a CDS encoding CAP domain-containing protein: MIAVLVLAALLGAAPGPARPSPAPSPQSAPARPPPPKVPSTPVELMEHQATQHVVREFERVGRRAPIEDASLDTAARRLAWEALTGGFTGAPDLFTLTEAISDAGAADPAPRALVIRAWAHAHILESLRARADINTDRASHFGVGVALQDNRASLVLLLSERKAELKPFPRVMPGERAVQTLCGRLSPPLGRPEFYVTHPNGEVSIVPLSRRGTQGSDFCSRLDFLTPGTYTVEVVARGDAGPEVVALLLVQLGDVRRKGERESWVEPTTEEEARLLLQERINKLRRAHGLPELIPDPVLERVAQAYSGRMATEGFFAHIAPDGSTLTGRLPAGSRYVRAGENLGQAVGPLAAHFGIEHSPGHRRNLLDPGFRYMGLGISFRKVGSRNEALVTEVFSAAAPGSADPENPQQEAYDALARWRASKKLPPLARSQALESLALAHAKRALELDEPSAQPGEAPVHERVFQVIPDAGTASVDFFVVSDPTALPESRSVGDATNNRVGVGIVRGDSKRFGVKQYWVAVIYAAVH, encoded by the coding sequence ATGATTGCCGTGCTCGTGCTGGCCGCCCTGCTCGGCGCGGCGCCCGGCCCCGCGCGCCCGAGCCCCGCTCCGTCGCCCCAGAGCGCGCCGGCGCGTCCCCCACCGCCCAAGGTGCCCTCGACGCCCGTGGAGCTGATGGAGCACCAGGCCACCCAGCATGTGGTGCGGGAGTTCGAGCGAGTGGGACGCCGAGCCCCCATCGAGGACGCCTCGCTCGACACCGCCGCGCGACGACTGGCCTGGGAAGCCCTCACCGGCGGGTTCACCGGAGCACCGGACCTGTTCACGCTCACGGAGGCCATCAGCGACGCCGGGGCCGCGGACCCGGCGCCTCGGGCCCTGGTCATCCGCGCCTGGGCCCACGCCCACATCCTGGAGTCCCTGCGGGCCCGCGCCGACATCAACACGGACCGGGCCTCCCACTTCGGCGTCGGGGTGGCGCTGCAGGACAACCGCGCCTCGCTGGTGCTGTTGCTGTCGGAGCGCAAGGCGGAGCTGAAGCCCTTTCCCCGCGTCATGCCCGGCGAGCGCGCGGTCCAGACGCTGTGTGGCCGGCTCAGCCCGCCCCTCGGACGGCCCGAGTTCTACGTCACCCACCCCAACGGAGAGGTGAGCATCGTCCCGCTCTCGCGCCGAGGCACCCAGGGCTCCGACTTCTGCTCCCGTCTGGATTTCCTCACGCCCGGCACCTACACCGTGGAGGTGGTGGCGCGAGGGGACGCCGGGCCCGAAGTCGTGGCGCTGCTCCTGGTCCAATTGGGAGATGTCCGCCGCAAGGGTGAACGCGAGAGCTGGGTGGAGCCCACGACCGAGGAGGAGGCACGCCTGCTCCTCCAGGAGCGCATCAACAAGCTGCGCAGGGCCCATGGCCTGCCGGAGCTGATTCCAGACCCGGTGCTGGAGCGCGTGGCGCAGGCCTACAGCGGCCGGATGGCGACGGAGGGCTTCTTCGCGCACATCGCGCCGGATGGCAGCACGCTCACCGGCCGCCTCCCGGCGGGCTCTCGCTATGTGCGCGCCGGGGAGAACCTGGGGCAGGCCGTGGGGCCGCTCGCAGCGCACTTCGGCATCGAGCACAGCCCGGGACACCGTCGCAACCTGCTGGATCCGGGCTTCCGCTACATGGGGCTGGGCATCTCCTTCCGGAAGGTGGGCAGCCGCAACGAGGCCCTGGTCACCGAGGTCTTCAGCGCCGCCGCCCCGGGATCCGCGGACCCGGAGAACCCGCAGCAGGAGGCGTATGACGCCCTGGCGCGGTGGCGGGCCTCGAAGAAGCTACCGCCGCTGGCGCGCAGCCAGGCATTGGAATCCCTGGCGCTGGCCCATGCGAAGCGCGCACTGGAGCTGGACGAGCCTTCGGCGCAGCCAGGCGAAGCACCGGTTCACGAGCGTGTGTTCCAGGTGATTCCCGACGCGGGCACGGCGTCGGTGGACTTCTTCGTGGTGTCGGACCCCACCGCGCTCCCGGAGTCCCGCAGCGTCGGCGACGCCACCAACAACCGCGTGGGCGTGGGCATCGTGCGGGGTGACTCGAAACGCTTTGGTGTGAAGCAATACTGGGTCGCCGTCATCTACGCCGCGGTCCACTGA
- a CDS encoding DUF721 domain-containing protein has protein sequence MARGEPKSLESLLPRVLARLAGESGRAHTLAPVWATVVGPHIARHTRPRSLEGGILVVIVTSSEWARTLEREAPSLREQLNERLGPNTVKEIAFHWELR, from the coding sequence ATGGCCCGTGGCGAGCCCAAGTCTCTCGAGAGTCTCCTTCCCCGTGTGTTGGCCCGTCTCGCAGGTGAATCCGGGCGTGCACACACGCTGGCCCCCGTGTGGGCCACGGTGGTGGGCCCACACATCGCGCGCCACACCCGCCCCCGTTCGCTGGAGGGAGGCATCCTGGTCGTCATCGTGACGAGCTCCGAGTGGGCGCGCACGCTGGAGCGCGAGGCCCCGTCCTTGCGCGAGCAGCTCAATGAGCGCCTGGGCCCCAACACGGTGAAGGAGATTGCCTTCCACTGGGAGCTTCGATGA
- a CDS encoding carboxypeptidase regulatory-like domain-containing protein: MSPSSRPLVLPVFVCALVGTLAGCAPGGEDLSIPGPKPTPVTCAVDQDCPDPALFFCNTAVSLCEPSCRTRRDCDASRRGEAFAIPACATALGCQCDMNRCEANLCASDADCVGGNVCRDGACVSPPAPGLAASCQITPDVVVGRPGETVVFDVWLKDASGRPVVPTGGVVWRALTEGVKRKGMEQRSRATFLLDSPAEERAQVEVRIGGAVCTARVTVLSPEVPERGVRVSVVDELTGRPLSKVTLTVSGSRGQLLATGVTGTDGTAWVPATGSVGLSAFHPDHGYLTLARIDADALRDLRLALRRNPLDTSGGVQVAFAQALAANPRTVNLHLGMTGLSVPGLVSELTPESLLGAERTVDVGAGSGDMSLPAGSVVWLEGATAPKASAPGVAGVCDASLAGVLDAEAEIRAGTCGTRVAWGLTGTLPLSALPLSAVEPGMDPLLMLGRLLPVSTRFYSSAMRDASFRLVPTPGLADGAPRPDTVTYPQLVSLDFEAVRLAFPFAVRVPQLPRYRGAYLDRAFVLGTVAAPGRGLVPLGFGAAANVSPADPNADTDARLGQPGVVAVRMAPAHHGLEGQPYRLLVGATSRAARDDASAGTPTSFVVTDLTAPTFDPLGERPIVPSTRFLPIPEGARYNFDAEATQELKGRELRVVDVGAATLVRVVFTNRLGRRWTVLASPSEVEAGVLVPTPPAGFEDRTYFGDHLGSRALLRVEALQVVDRDFEDLGPSELVSAAGQGLEKVADLTRAASSLEMGRPEVAWLYPELEGQRLSRGSAVRVRVTGFRPGVDAAAQGRVRVTLKGGKGCDDIVVSDTPVSLGSGEVELRLPSNCSGTGVSLIAALEDTQGALLRPPVLAIRGVDIP; encoded by the coding sequence ATGAGTCCCTCGTCTCGTCCCCTCGTGCTCCCTGTCTTCGTGTGTGCCCTGGTGGGGACACTGGCGGGGTGTGCGCCCGGAGGAGAAGACCTGAGCATTCCGGGACCCAAGCCGACGCCCGTCACCTGCGCCGTGGATCAGGACTGCCCGGACCCCGCGCTCTTCTTCTGCAACACGGCGGTCTCGCTCTGCGAGCCCTCATGCCGGACGCGCCGGGACTGTGACGCCAGCCGGCGCGGAGAGGCCTTCGCGATTCCCGCCTGTGCCACCGCGCTGGGCTGTCAGTGCGACATGAACCGGTGCGAGGCGAACCTGTGCGCTTCCGACGCGGACTGCGTGGGAGGCAATGTCTGCCGCGACGGTGCCTGTGTGTCGCCCCCCGCCCCAGGGCTCGCGGCTTCGTGCCAGATAACGCCCGATGTCGTCGTGGGTCGGCCCGGTGAGACGGTGGTCTTCGATGTCTGGCTGAAGGATGCGTCGGGACGTCCCGTGGTGCCGACCGGTGGCGTGGTGTGGAGGGCCCTGACCGAGGGGGTGAAGCGCAAGGGGATGGAGCAGCGGAGCCGTGCCACCTTCTTGCTCGACAGTCCCGCGGAGGAACGGGCGCAGGTGGAGGTGCGCATCGGCGGGGCGGTCTGCACCGCGCGCGTCACCGTGCTGAGCCCCGAGGTCCCCGAGCGAGGCGTGCGGGTCTCGGTGGTCGATGAGCTGACCGGCCGCCCCTTGTCGAAGGTGACGCTGACGGTGTCGGGCTCGCGGGGCCAGTTGCTCGCGACCGGGGTGACGGGGACGGATGGCACCGCATGGGTGCCCGCTACGGGGAGCGTGGGGCTGTCGGCCTTCCATCCGGACCATGGCTACCTCACGCTGGCGCGCATCGATGCGGATGCGCTCCGCGACCTCCGCCTCGCGCTGCGGCGCAATCCGTTGGACACCTCGGGGGGCGTGCAGGTCGCCTTCGCCCAGGCGCTCGCGGCGAACCCGCGGACCGTCAACCTGCACCTGGGAATGACGGGGCTGTCGGTGCCAGGGCTCGTCTCGGAGCTCACGCCGGAGTCGCTGCTCGGCGCCGAGCGCACGGTGGACGTCGGCGCGGGCTCGGGTGACATGTCGCTCCCCGCCGGCTCGGTGGTGTGGCTCGAAGGGGCCACGGCGCCCAAGGCCTCCGCGCCGGGGGTCGCCGGGGTGTGTGATGCCTCGCTGGCCGGTGTGCTGGACGCCGAAGCGGAGATTCGCGCGGGAACCTGCGGCACCCGCGTCGCGTGGGGGTTGACGGGAACGTTGCCGCTTTCCGCCCTGCCTCTCAGCGCCGTCGAGCCGGGCATGGATCCGCTGCTGATGCTGGGGCGCCTGCTGCCCGTGTCGACGCGCTTCTATTCGTCCGCGATGCGGGATGCCTCGTTCCGCCTGGTGCCCACGCCGGGCCTCGCGGACGGCGCGCCGAGGCCCGACACGGTGACGTATCCCCAGCTCGTGTCCCTGGACTTCGAGGCCGTGCGGCTGGCCTTTCCCTTCGCCGTGCGCGTGCCCCAGCTGCCTCGCTACCGGGGCGCGTACCTGGACCGAGCGTTCGTGTTGGGCACCGTGGCCGCTCCAGGGCGAGGCCTCGTGCCGCTCGGTTTTGGCGCCGCCGCGAACGTGTCGCCCGCGGACCCCAACGCGGACACGGATGCGCGGCTGGGGCAGCCGGGCGTCGTGGCCGTGCGCATGGCCCCCGCGCACCATGGCCTGGAGGGCCAGCCGTATCGGCTCCTGGTGGGGGCCACGTCCCGTGCCGCGCGCGATGACGCCTCCGCGGGCACGCCGACCAGCTTCGTGGTGACGGACCTCACCGCGCCGACCTTCGACCCCTTGGGTGAGCGGCCCATCGTCCCCAGCACCCGGTTCCTCCCCATCCCCGAGGGGGCTCGCTACAACTTCGACGCGGAGGCCACCCAGGAGCTGAAGGGCCGCGAGCTTCGTGTCGTCGATGTGGGGGCGGCGACGCTCGTCCGGGTCGTCTTCACCAACCGCCTGGGACGTCGGTGGACGGTGCTGGCCTCGCCGTCGGAGGTCGAGGCCGGGGTTCTCGTCCCCACGCCGCCCGCGGGCTTCGAGGACCGGACGTACTTCGGCGACCACCTGGGCTCGCGCGCGCTCCTGAGGGTGGAGGCGCTTCAGGTCGTGGACCGCGACTTCGAGGACCTGGGGCCTTCCGAGCTGGTCTCGGCGGCGGGGCAGGGGTTGGAGAAGGTCGCGGACCTGACTCGCGCGGCCTCCTCGCTGGAGATGGGACGCCCGGAGGTGGCGTGGCTCTACCCGGAGCTGGAAGGGCAGCGGCTGAGCCGAGGCAGCGCCGTGCGTGTGCGCGTCACCGGCTTTCGTCCAGGAGTGGACGCGGCGGCCCAGGGGCGTGTCCGCGTCACCCTGAAGGGCGGGAAGGGGTGTGACGACATCGTGGTGAGCGATACGCCTGTCTCACTCGGCTCGGGCGAGGTCGAGCTCCGGCTGCCCTCGAACTGCTCGGGGACAGGAGTCTCACTCATCGCCGCGCTCGAGGACACACAGGGGGCACTGCTGCGCCCACCTGTCCTGGCCATCAGAGGCGTGGACATCCCTTAG
- a CDS encoding GGDEF domain-containing protein, translated as MQKETTVVTVISKISDRPVNLDAALVVIYGLDLGRKFDLTRAETLIGRSSKSDIQIDQESVSRNHAAITNTREGVRIRDAGSTNGTFVNDELVEGERELRNGDLVKIGRTIFKYIAGGNIEAAYHDEIYRLTTMDGLTQIYNRRYFDEQLDREISRSRRYERVLSLVLLDIDHFKKVNDKFGHLAGDSVLKQLASTVRTRIRREDVFARYGGEEFAILLPEVALPGAKQLAEKVRRLVEKQRFEFDRQAIPVTVSLGVAVLEPRHREPGDLVRAADEKLFEAKTAGRNRVIS; from the coding sequence GTGCAGAAGGAGACGACGGTCGTCACGGTCATCTCGAAGATCTCCGACCGGCCGGTCAACCTCGACGCGGCCCTGGTGGTGATCTACGGCTTGGACCTGGGTCGGAAGTTCGATTTGACGCGCGCGGAGACGTTGATTGGCCGCTCGTCGAAGTCGGACATCCAGATTGACCAGGAGTCGGTGAGCCGCAACCACGCGGCCATCACCAACACGCGAGAGGGCGTGCGGATTCGCGACGCGGGCTCCACCAACGGCACCTTCGTCAACGACGAGCTGGTGGAGGGCGAGCGGGAGCTGCGCAACGGCGACCTGGTGAAGATTGGCCGCACCATCTTCAAGTACATCGCCGGCGGCAACATCGAGGCCGCCTACCACGATGAAATCTACAGGCTGACCACGATGGACGGCCTGACGCAGATCTACAACCGCCGCTACTTCGACGAGCAGCTGGACCGCGAAATCTCGCGCAGCCGGCGCTACGAGCGCGTGTTGTCCCTGGTGCTGCTGGACATCGACCACTTCAAGAAGGTGAACGACAAGTTCGGCCACCTCGCGGGGGACTCGGTGCTCAAGCAGCTGGCGTCCACGGTGCGCACGCGCATCCGGCGCGAGGACGTCTTCGCCCGCTACGGCGGCGAGGAGTTCGCCATCCTGCTGCCCGAGGTGGCGCTGCCCGGCGCGAAGCAGCTCGCCGAGAAGGTGCGGCGGCTGGTGGAGAAGCAGCGCTTCGAGTTCGACCGCCAGGCCATCCCCGTCACCGTCTCGCTGGGCGTGGCCGTGCTGGAGCCGCGCCACCGCGAGCCCGGTGACCTGGTGCGCGCGGCGGACGAGAAGCTGTTCGAGGCGAAGACGGCGGGACGCAACCGCGTCATCTCCTGA
- a CDS encoding lysophospholipid acyltransferase family protein, protein MAKGVLGNDPFQRGAASREGATAKPGTQQKERSPSERGAPDAKKASSPRAASAPQKPSRNAKSAASGRGANGSAKKPPRGKPAAGKPSREPQRDGVKSARGAPPASPGKVRPATAAKASSAPPVDENEVEPLREPAAPESPRVPPPSREPVVTEKATGRTARQRDVDHALAEALAAEVAELTAKHAVDEAMDRRAGTDEPVDRLLATEMATELAEAAVEEVLEHSPATRLPERERELAATVAAQVAESAAELAVAEVMDRKDSPPGASERLDERAAATLVDELDEEERFDLELREDLMIAGAVMETHEYDSAQGGADDAWTRSSQPHSTDRYSVEPEVEMPDATRDEFPPGRRGPLSLVQPTDALPGTEPSAESFRESGEQRPLAERAGGVFSLAREIAGQALASEGLGRAWGAVNGMLDAVRAGLGTGGGAHLDEYGKDPSLVQRLEPVLEFLYGQYWRVSAQGADHIPGGAVILVANHSGALPYDGLVMSLALARERPDLRESRWLVEDQIFHAPVLGTLFNRLGAVRACPENALRLLDEQRPLVVFPEGYQGLSKPFAERYRLKRFGRGGFVKLALRTGAPIVPVAIVGAEETSPMLGRLPASFLGFPYVPLTPLGPLPLPAKWSIRFGEPISMDGLPPEAADDLGEVGRLTERTREAIQTMLHTQLRQRRSIFAG, encoded by the coding sequence ATGGCCAAGGGTGTCCTCGGCAACGATCCCTTCCAGCGGGGCGCCGCATCCCGTGAGGGTGCGACCGCGAAGCCCGGCACCCAGCAGAAGGAACGCTCGCCCTCCGAGCGCGGGGCCCCCGACGCGAAGAAAGCGTCGAGCCCTCGCGCGGCCTCCGCTCCCCAGAAGCCGTCCCGGAACGCGAAGTCCGCCGCCTCGGGGCGCGGCGCGAACGGGAGTGCGAAGAAGCCGCCTCGTGGAAAACCCGCGGCCGGGAAGCCCTCGCGTGAGCCCCAGCGCGATGGCGTGAAGAGTGCTCGAGGCGCGCCTCCCGCGAGCCCCGGCAAGGTGCGCCCCGCCACCGCCGCCAAGGCCTCGAGCGCGCCGCCTGTGGACGAGAACGAGGTGGAGCCGCTTCGCGAGCCCGCGGCCCCGGAGTCGCCGCGCGTGCCGCCGCCTTCGCGAGAGCCCGTCGTGACGGAGAAGGCCACCGGCAGGACGGCGCGACAGCGGGATGTGGACCACGCCCTCGCGGAGGCCCTCGCCGCCGAGGTCGCGGAGCTCACCGCGAAGCACGCGGTGGACGAGGCGATGGACCGCCGCGCGGGAACCGACGAGCCCGTGGACCGACTGCTTGCCACGGAGATGGCCACCGAGCTCGCCGAGGCCGCCGTGGAGGAGGTCCTGGAGCACAGCCCCGCGACCCGGCTTCCGGAGCGGGAGCGGGAGCTCGCCGCCACGGTGGCCGCGCAGGTCGCGGAGAGCGCCGCGGAGCTCGCCGTCGCGGAGGTGATGGACCGCAAGGACAGCCCCCCGGGGGCCTCGGAGCGACTCGATGAGCGCGCCGCGGCCACCCTCGTGGACGAGCTGGACGAAGAGGAGCGCTTCGACCTGGAGCTGCGCGAGGACTTGATGATCGCCGGCGCCGTGATGGAGACGCACGAGTACGACAGCGCCCAGGGCGGGGCCGACGACGCGTGGACCCGCTCCAGCCAGCCGCACTCGACCGACAGGTACTCTGTGGAGCCGGAGGTGGAAATGCCAGACGCGACGCGCGACGAGTTCCCCCCTGGCCGCCGAGGCCCGCTGTCCCTCGTGCAGCCCACCGACGCGCTCCCGGGCACGGAGCCCTCCGCGGAGTCCTTCCGTGAGTCCGGAGAGCAGCGCCCCCTCGCGGAGCGCGCAGGCGGCGTGTTCTCCCTGGCTCGGGAGATCGCCGGGCAGGCGCTGGCCAGCGAAGGGCTGGGGCGCGCCTGGGGCGCGGTGAACGGCATGCTGGACGCGGTGCGCGCGGGCCTGGGCACGGGCGGAGGCGCGCACCTGGACGAGTACGGCAAGGACCCCTCGCTGGTGCAGCGCCTGGAGCCGGTGCTGGAGTTCCTCTATGGCCAGTACTGGCGCGTCAGTGCCCAGGGCGCGGACCACATCCCCGGGGGCGCGGTCATCCTCGTGGCGAACCACTCGGGGGCCCTGCCCTACGACGGCCTCGTGATGTCCCTGGCGCTGGCCCGTGAGCGGCCGGACCTCAGGGAGTCGCGCTGGCTGGTGGAGGATCAGATCTTCCATGCTCCCGTGCTCGGCACCCTCTTCAACCGCCTGGGCGCGGTGCGGGCGTGTCCGGAGAACGCCCTGCGGCTCCTCGACGAGCAGCGCCCCCTGGTGGTCTTCCCGGAGGGCTACCAGGGCCTCAGCAAGCCCTTCGCGGAGCGCTACCGCCTCAAGCGCTTCGGACGCGGAGGCTTCGTGAAGCTGGCGCTGCGCACGGGAGCGCCCATCGTCCCCGTGGCCATCGTCGGCGCGGAGGAGACGTCGCCCATGCTGGGCCGCCTCCCCGCGAGCTTCCTTGGGTTTCCCTACGTTCCGCTCACCCCACTGGGGCCGCTGCCGCTGCCCGCCAAGTGGAGCATCCGCTTCGGAGAGCCCATCTCCATGGACGGCCTGCCTCCCGAGGCGGCGGACGACCTGGGCGAAGTGGGACGCCTCACCGAGCGCACCCGCGAGGCCATCCAGACCATGCTGCACACGCAGTTGCGGCAGCGGCGCTCCATCTTCGCCGGCTGA